In Acropora muricata isolate sample 2 chromosome 11, ASM3666990v1, whole genome shotgun sequence, one DNA window encodes the following:
- the LOC136889550 gene encoding adrenocorticotropic hormone receptor-like: MEHHVGLVDPTIKDELCFDCLLQATQSFNQTASSVKLPNQQCLFTSLPEHAQRTLNNVTNLVVLPLDTLLALLSVTCNAFILVAILRKRSIQRPSLLLLCSLSATDVIWAITCAIHNINYFILKNFCPKQFSEEELFAFVLCFFSTLGSLAVISCDRLLAVNNPWWYRTHATRSFAVKQITLVWVIALTFSGIVAGYRYHHSRLLWSIQKYLGSVFCVSYALTVVGCYIGVLIANRRHRASLDQYGGPMRTVLRREKKIAHTVGLILLVLCFTVLPAMIAPSVLMHVGFTPADTVPLRPFIQFLVTLNGLLNPLLNYGRIDDVRRAVRSLIRCQRCCGEGRHIGGVDHGQRRRNLFPLRGNNRVTVDSHQVNH; encoded by the coding sequence ATGGAGCATCACGTTGGCCTCGTTGATCCAACAATTAAAGACGAACTGTGTTTTGATTGTTTATTGCAGGCAACTCAGTCCTTCAACCAAACTGCGTCGTCTGTTAAGTTACCAAACCAGCAATGTCTTTTCACAAGCCTTCCTGAACATGCGCAACGCACCTTGAATAACGTCACCAATTTAGTTGTCCTTCCTCTCGacactttgttggctttgttgtcaGTCACGTGCAACGCTTTTATTCTCGTTGCTATTTTGCGCAAGCGATCCATTCAACGCCCCTCGTTGCTTCTCTTATGCAGCCTTTCAGCCACCGACGTCATCTGGGCAATAACATGTGCTATtcacaacataaattattttatccTCAAGAACTTTTGCCCGAAGCAATTTTCTGAAGAGGAACTCTTCGCATtcgttctttgtttcttttcaaccCTTGGAAGTTTAGCAGTGATAAGCTGCGACCGTCTTTTGGCAGTGAACAATCCCTGGTGGTACCGAACTCACGCAACCAGATCTTTTGCTGTCAAGCAAATAACTTTGGTGTGGGTGATTGCCTTAACTTTCTCTGGTATTGTCGCTGGCTACCGATACCACCATTCTCGTTTACTGTGGTCAATACAAAAATACCTTGGTAGCGTGTTTTGTGTTTCCTATGCCTTGACCGTTGTTGGTTGTTATATTGGAGTACTAATTGCAAATCGCCGACATAGGGCTTCTCTGGATCAATACGGAGGTCCCATGCGCACAGTTTTGAGGCGTGAGAAAAAAATCGCTCACACAGTTGGTTTGATCCTTCTTGTTTTGTGTTTCACTGTTCTGCCAGCCATGATTGCTCCATCTGTGTTGATGCACGTTGGATTCACTCCAGCAGATACGGTCCCTTTGAGGCCGTTTATTCAATTTCTTGTCACTCTTAATGGACTATTGAATCCACTATTGAACTATGGCCGCATCGATGATGTCCGGAGGGCGGTGCGTAGTTTAATAAGATGCCAAAGGTGTTGTGGAGAAGGGCGTCACATTGGCGGTGTAGATCATGGACAGCGACGCAGAAATCTGTTTCCCTTGAGAGGAAACAACAGAGTGACTGTTGATTCGCATCAAGTGAATCACTAG
- the LOC136891136 gene encoding adrenocorticotropic hormone receptor-like isoform X2, with translation MHIWHLECAANESFNQTASSVELPNQQCLLKSISERAQHTLNDVTNLVVLPLDTLFSMLSVTWNTCIVVAILRTRAIQRPSLLLLCSLSTTDVIWAICSTIHNTKFFILKNVCPKDLSEEEVFVVVLCLFSTLGSLAVISCDRLLAVNNPWWYRSHATRSHAVKQITLVWVIALIFSGNAAGHRYNDSRLLWSVHRYLGGLFSVCYALTVVGCYIGVLIANRRHGASMHLYGGPMRRVLMHEKRIANTVGLILLALCFTLLPATIAPFVFMNLGFTPTELTPLMPFNFICLTLNGLSNPLLNYGRNDDVRRAVRSLIRCQRCCGEGRRIGDIDQGQRRRNLFPSKGNNRVTVDSQQVTHEDHR, from the exons ATGCATATTTGGCACCTGGAATGTGCG GCAAATGAGTCTTTCAACCAAACTGCGTCCTCTGTTGAGTTACCAAACCAGCAATGTCTTCTTAAAAGCATTTCTGAACGTGCCCAACACACCTTGAATGACGTCACCAATTTAGTTGTCCTTCCTCTCGACACTTTGTTTTCAATGTTGTCAGTCACGTGGAACACTTGTATTGTCGTTGCTATTTTGCGCACGCGAGCCATTCAACGCCCTTCGTTGCTTCTCCTATGCAGCCTTTCCACCACCGACGTTATCTGGGCAATATGTTCTACTATTCACAACACAAagttttttattcttaaaaacGTCTGCCCGAAGGACCTTTCTGAAGAAGAAGTCTTCGTAGTCGttctttgtctcttttcaaCTCTTGGTAGTTTAGCAGTGATAAGCTGTGACCGTCTTTTGGCAGTGAACAACCCCTGGTGGTACCGAAGTCACGCAACCAGGTCACATGCTGTCAAGCAAATAACCTTGGTGTGGGTGATTGCCTTAATATTCTCTGGGAATGCCGCTGGCCACCGATACAACGATTCCCGTTTACTGTGGTCAGTACATAGGTACCTTGGTGGCCTGTTTTCTGTTTGCTATGCCTTGACCGTTGTTGGTTGTTATATTGGAGTACTGATTGCAAATCGCCGACATGGGGCTTCTATGCATCTGTACGGAGGTCCTATGCGCAGAGTTTTGATGCACGAGAAAAGAATCGCTAACACAGTTGGTTTGATCCTTCTTGCTTTGTGTTTCACTCTTTTGCCAGCCACGATTGCTCCATTTGTGTTCATGAACCTTGGATTCACTCCAACAGAGTTGACGCCTCTCATGCCGTTCAACTTTATTTGTTTAACTCTTAATGGACTGTCTAATCCACTCTTGAACTATGGGCGCAATGATGATGTCCGGAGAGCGGTGCGTAGTTTAATAAGATGCCAAAGGTGCTGTGGAGAAGGACGTCGCATTGGTGATATTGATCAAGGACAGCGACGCAGAAATCTGTTTCCCTCGAAAGGAAACAACCGAGTGACTGTTGATTCACAGCAAGTGACTCACGAGGACCACCGATGA
- the LOC136891136 gene encoding adrenocorticotropic hormone receptor-like isoform X1, with translation MHIWHLECAASESLNQSVPSVELLTQQCLLTSLPEHAQRTLRDVTNSVVLPLDTLLALLSVTCNTVILVAILRVRSIQRPSLLLLCSLSTTDVIWAISSVIHNTKFFILKNFCPKDLSEEEVFAAVLCLFSTLGSLAAISCDRLLAVKNPWWYRRHATRSNAVKQITLVWVIALTFSGIGAGHRYNDSRLLWSIFLYPGSLFSVGYALTVIGCYIGVLTANRRHGASLDQYGGPMRTVLRREKKVANAVGLILLALCFTVLPAMISPFVLMNLGFTLRDLTPLKPFNFIIVTLNGLLNPLLNYGRNDNVRRAVRSLIRCQRYCEEPRHIGDVDHRQRRRNLFPFRGNNRVTVDSHKVTHEDLQ, from the exons ATGCATATTTGGCACCTGGAATGTGCG GCAAGTGAGTCCTTGAACCAATCTGTGCCCTCTGTTGAGTTACTAACCCAGCAGTGTCTTCTTACAAGCCTTCCTGAACATGCGCAACGCACCTTGCGTGACGTCACAAATTCAGTTGTCCTTCCTCTCGacactttgttggctttgttgtcaGTCACATGCAACACTGTTATTCTCGTTGCTATTTTACGTGTGCGATCCATCCAACGCCCTTCGTTGCTTCTCCTATGCAGCCTTTCAACCACCGACGTCATCTGGGCAATAAGTTCTGTAATTCACAACACAAAGTTTTTTATTCTCAAGAACTTCTGCCCGAAGGACCTTTCTGAAGAAGAAGTCttcgcagccgttctttgtctgttttcaaCTCTTGGTAGTTTAGCAGCGATAAGCTGTGACCGTCTTTTGGCGGTGAAGAACCCCTGGTGGTATCGAAGGCACGCAACCAGGTCAAATGCTGTCAAGCAAATAACTTTGGTGTGGGTAATTGCCCTAACTTTCTCTGGGATTGGCGCTGGCCACCGGTACAACGATTCCCGTTTACTGTGGTCAATATTTTTGTACCCTGGTAGCTTATTTTCTGTTGGTTATGCCTTGACCGTTATTGGTTGTTATATTGGAGTACTAACTGCAAATCGCCGACATGGGGCTTCTCTGGATCAATACGGAGGTCCTATGCGCACAGTTTTGAGGCGCGAGAAAAAAGTCGCTAACGCCGTAGGTTTGATCCTTCTAGCTTTGTGTTTCACTGTTCTACCAGCCATGATTTCTCCATTTGTGCTCATGAACCTTGGATTCACTCTAAGAGATTTAACGCCTCTCAAGCCGTTTAACTTTATTATTGTCACTCTTAATGGACTATTGAACCCACTTTTGAACTACGGGCGGAATGACAATGTCCGGAGGGCGGTGCGTAGTTTAATAAGATGCCAAAGGTACTGTGAAGAACCGCGTCACATTGGTGATGTTGATCATAGACAGCGACGTAGAAATCTTTTTCCCTTCAGAGGAAACAATAGAGTGACTGTTGATTCACACAAAGTGACTCACGAGGACCTCCAATGA